One segment of Anguilla anguilla isolate fAngAng1 chromosome 1, fAngAng1.pri, whole genome shotgun sequence DNA contains the following:
- the lbh gene encoding protein LBH: protein MSVYYPQVYCPVFVTCGDMTEVMITSSPMEDIRLSPSKDRHSYQIFPDPSDFERCCKLKDRLPSIVVEPTDGEVESGELRWPPEEFLVSEEEEEEEEEDGKHEAGQPLQNSQH from the exons ccctgtGTTTGTGACCTGCGGAGACATGACTGAGGTGATGATAACCAGCAGCCCTATGGAGGACATCCGCCTGAGTCCCAGCAAAGACAGGCACTCCTACCAG ATCTTTCCGGATCCTTCCGACTTTGAGCGCTGCTGCAAGCTGAAGGACAGGCTGCCCTCCATCGTGGTGGAGCCCACGGACGGGGAGGTGGAGAGCGGAGAGCTGCGCTGGCCGCCCGAGGAGTTCCTGGTcagcgaggaggaagaggaggaggaagaggaagatggcaAGCACGAAGCTGGACAGCCTCTTCAGAACTCTCAGCACTGA